A genomic window from Actinomycetes bacterium includes:
- a CDS encoding ABC transporter ATP-binding protein has protein sequence MPVAVVSVVGLRKSYGSTVAVDGVSFEVGAGEVFGIVGPNGAGKTTTVECLEGLRAPDAGVVRVLGLDPQRQGDALRERMGAQLQESALPARMRVGEAMTLFASFYAHPLPPRTLLDELGLADRVRVAWGALSGGQRQRLAIALALVGDPDLVFFDELTSGLDPQARHATWDLVRGVRDRGKTIVLTTHFMEEAERLCDRVMIIDQGRVVALDVPADLVRTLGAEQRVTFVSEDAGDDVLAALRALPAVTRVERSGGRVTVHGESDRSLAPILGVLDGAAVAFHDLRTEQPSLEDVFLALTGHQIRDGAP, from the coding sequence GTGCCGGTCGCTGTGGTGAGTGTGGTGGGCCTGCGCAAGTCGTATGGCTCGACGGTGGCTGTGGATGGGGTCTCGTTCGAGGTCGGTGCCGGGGAGGTCTTCGGGATCGTCGGTCCGAATGGGGCGGGGAAGACGACGACGGTGGAGTGTCTGGAGGGGTTGCGCGCCCCGGACGCGGGTGTCGTCCGCGTGCTGGGTCTGGACCCCCAGCGGCAGGGGGATGCGCTGCGTGAGCGGATGGGCGCGCAGCTGCAGGAGTCCGCCCTGCCGGCACGGATGCGGGTGGGCGAGGCGATGACTTTGTTCGCCTCCTTCTACGCACATCCGCTGCCACCTCGGACGCTGCTCGACGAGCTGGGCCTGGCCGATCGGGTCCGGGTCGCGTGGGGCGCTTTGTCGGGTGGGCAGCGGCAACGGCTGGCGATCGCGTTGGCGCTGGTAGGTGATCCCGATCTGGTGTTCTTCGACGAACTGACCTCGGGTCTGGACCCTCAGGCCCGACATGCGACCTGGGACCTGGTCCGGGGGGTGCGGGATCGAGGCAAGACCATCGTGCTGACCACGCACTTCATGGAGGAAGCCGAACGCCTCTGCGACCGGGTGATGATCATCGACCAGGGGCGGGTGGTGGCCCTGGACGTGCCCGCGGACCTGGTCCGTACGCTGGGAGCCGAGCAGCGGGTCACCTTCGTCAGCGAGGACGCCGGCGACGACGTCTTGGCTGCCCTGCGCGCCCTACCCGCGGTGACCCGGGTGGAGCGCTCCGGTGGCCGGGTCACCGTGCACGGCGAGTCCGACCGGTCGCTGGCCCCGATCCTCGGCGTCCTGGACGGAGCCGCGGTGGCCTTCCACGACCTGCGCACCGAGCAGCCCAGCCTGGAGGACGTGTTCCTCGCCCTGACCGGCCACCAGATCCGGGACGGCGCGCCATGA